DNA from Tachysurus fulvidraco isolate hzauxx_2018 chromosome 16, HZAU_PFXX_2.0, whole genome shotgun sequence:
tcactcatcactctgatcactctaatcactcaccactctgatcactcaccactctgatcactctaatcactcaccactctaatcactcaccactctgatcactctaatcactcaccactctgATCACTCTGATCACTCACCACTCTGATCACTCACTACtctaatcactcaccactctgatcactctaatcactcaccactctgatcactctaatcactcaccactctgATCACTCTGATCACTCACCACTCTGATCACTCACCACTCTGATCACTCACCACTCTAATCACTCTAATCACTCTGATCACTCACCATTATGATCACTCACCACTCTAATCACTCTAATCACTCTGATCACTCACCATTATGATCACTCACCACTCTGATCACTCTTTTCACTCACCACTCTGATCACTCTTTTCACTCACCACTCTGATCACTCTTTTCACTCACCACTCTGATCACTCACCATTATGATCACTCACCACTCTGATCACTCGTGTCACTCCCATGAATTTGACCTCTCAGCATTCTGACAGCTCTCACTCTTGAAGCAGTACATATCCACAATTCTGTTTTCCACCATAgctttctatttttaaatcatatacCAAATGCAGCTAGTGGCTCTATGTGTGGGCTCACGtacatgcaggtgtgtgttacatgtgtaaAAGGATGGTGAAGTGGGAGTAACTCAGGGGTGAATGTAAGATtcatgcttctctctctctgttccctctctccctctctccccccctctctctgcttCTTTATTGTCTCCTGCAGCCATTTATCTGTGTAAGAGAACAATGCAGAACAAGACTCGGCTGGAGCTAGCGGACTATGAAGCGGTGAGAATCACAaaagacactctctctctctctctctctctctctctctctctctctctctctctctctctctctctctctctcccctctccctctcccccacAGAGTTTAGGGAGGGAACACAGAGAGGTGTTACTGCAGTagctgagacagagacagtgctgAGTGAGTGATCGATAGTGTGGCGAGGACGAGCCTCACAACAACACAACTCATCACTGAGCGACTTGCACTAATCACACTGAATAAAGCAAAAGCTTATCCGTCTCCTCCAGTCATCTCACTTTATACATCTAACATCATCCTTAAATACTCGTGGTTCCTTTACTTCATTTAATACTTTAATCTTCTAGCTAGTTCAttactttatttcctttttttgtttcctttctcatttatttttcccttcattacaccatctttctttctttctttctctctttctttctttctttcttttgcttttctttttctgctcgATCATTTATCCTTCTTCCCTTTCAATTTATTTCCTTCATTTCTTTCCTTGTATTTTTTGCTCCCTTTtgtcttccttcttttttctgttctacttttttcctgtctgtttactttggttttgtttgcttcctatttcttctttaattttttttttattattttacttttacctAATGTCCCTTTTTCTGTCCTGACCTTTTCTCTCACTGTTCCTCAGGAGAACCTGGCGAGGTTACAGCGAGCGTTCTCCAGGAAATGGGAGTTCATCTTCATGCAGGCCGAGGCTCAGGTTAAGTAAGTGCTGTCGTCAGGGCAACGGTGTGAACCTTATTAACTCACAGGTGTTGACTTTCCCTTTCAAACCTGAGCTGTCTCTCCAGACACATAGACGGAATATATTTAGTAAccgttgcatgtgtgtgtatgtgtgtgtgtgtgtgtgtgtgagtgtgtgtctgagtgagtgattaTGTTTTGTGTAGTCTGAGAGAGGagggtgatggtgtgtgtatgaagaaACCTGATTAACAGTTTCAGTTCTTCTGTCATTTAAAGCAACCTATTAATCacctgaagaaaagaaaactcgACTTCTGTACAGTGTAGAGCTGTgacagtaaaatgtgtgtgtgtgtgtgtgtgtgtgtgtgtgtgtgtgtgtgtgtgtgtgtgtgtgtgtgtgtgtgtgtgtgtgtgtgtgtgtgtgtttgtgtgtgtgtgtgtgtgtgtgtgtgtgtgtgtgtgtgtgtgagtgtgtgtgtgtgtttgtgtgtgtgtgtgtgtgagagagagagtgtgagtgtgtgtttgtgtttgtttgtgtgtgtaagagtgtgagtgtgtgtgtgtgtgtgtgtgtgtgtgtttgtttgtgtgtgtgtgtgtgtgtgtgtgtgtgtgagagagagagtgtgagtgtgtgtgagtgtgtgtgtgagtgtgtgtgtgtgtgtgtgtgtgtgtgtgtgtgtgtgtgtgtgtgtgtgtgtgtgtgtgtgtgtgtgtgtgtgtgtgtgtgtgtgtgtttgtgtgcgtgtgtgtgtgtgtgagagtgtgagtgtgtgtgagtgtgtttgtgtgtgtgtgtttgtgtgtgtgtgtgtgtgtgtgtgtgtgtgtgtgtgtgtgtttgtgtgtgtgtgtgtgtttgtgtgtgtgtgtgtgtgagtgtgtgtgtgagagtgtgtgtgtgtgtgtgtgtgtgtgtgtgtgtgtgtgtgtgtgtgtgtgtgtgtgtgtgtgtgtgtgtgtgtgtgtgaaatgtcagTTACATAAGGGATAGTAACAAGTTCACTCACTCATGCTAAGGAtgatggtgaggatgatgaagaggatgCTTATTCTAGTAGTGATAGTtgtgatgatgataatggtgatgatggtggtggtaaagatgatgatgatgaggatgatgtgtgATGACAGCTTCTCCCAAGCAGGGATGTTCTTTAGCACTTTTTTATTCCCAGCATATTGGTCCAGTTATGTTCCTCTCTGCTGTGTTCAAACtgtaaaggaaataaagaaataaaagctggTGCTGAGTGGTTGGGTGCTGAGTGGTTGGGGTGCTGAGTGGTTGGGTGCTGAGTGGTTGGGGTGCTGAGTGGTTGGGTGCTGAGTGGTTGGGGTGCCGAGTGGTTGGGTGCTGAGTGGTTGGGTGCCGAGTGGTTGGGTGCTGAGTGGTTGGGTGCTGAGTGGTTGGGTGCTGAGTGGTTGGGGTGCTGAGTGGTTGGGGTGCTGAGTGGTTGGGGTGCTGAGTGGTTGGGGTGCCGAGTGGTTGGGTGCTGAGTGGTTGGGGTGCCGAGTGGTTGGGGTGCTGAGTGGTTGGGTGCTGAGTGGTTGGGTGCTGAGTGGTTGGGTGCTGAGTGGTTGGGTGCTGAGTGGTTGGGGAATATAGACATGTACAGAGCAGCATCTAGTCTTTAAATCAGGGGAAGCacagagatttttatttatttatttatttattttttcaggatTGACCGGAAGAAGGATAAGACGGAGAGGAAGATCCTGGACAGTCAGGAGCGAGCGTTCTGGGACGTTCACAGGCCAGTGGTGTGTGTAGATTATGGATTTCCTGATCGATAGACACAGTAGGAAGGAATGCTTCAGTTCGGCTAACACAGAACCTGATGTtcgtgttagtgttgtgtgggGACATAGAACACGGGGGGCACAGAACACAGGGGCAGAGAAAACAGTGTCAACACACAGAACATAGGGGGGGGGGATAAGGGGAGTGAGAGAAGGGGTGACACAGTAAACAGGGGGAACAGAGCTCAGGGGTGACAGTAAACAGGGGGAACAGAGATTAGGGGTGACACAGTAAACAGGGGGAACAGAGCTCAGGGGTGACAGTAAACATGGGGAACAGAGATTAGGGGTGATACAGTGAACATGGGGAACAGAGATTAGGGGTGACACAGTGAACAGGGGGAACAGAGATTAGGGGTGATACAGTGAACAGGGGGAACAGAGATTAGGGGTGACGGTAAACAAAGGGAACAGAGATTAGGGGTGATACAGTGAACAGGGGGAACAGAGATTAGGGGTGATACAGTGAACATGGGGAACAGAGATTAGGGGTGACACAGTGAACAGGGGGAACAGAGATTAGGGGTGACAGTAAACAAGGGGAACAGAGATTAGGGGTGATACAGTGAACAGGGGGAACAGAGATTAGGGGTGACACAGTGAACAGGGGGAACAGAGATTAGGGGTGATACAGTGAACAGGGGGAACAGAGATTAGGGGTGATACAGTGAACATGGGGAACAGAGATTAGGGGTGACACAGTGAACAGGGGGAACAGAGATTAGGGGTGATACAGTGAACAGGGGGAACAGAGATTAGGGATGACGGTAAACAAGGGGAACAGAGATTAGGGGTGATACAGTGAACAGGGGGAACAGAGATTAGGGGTGACACAGTGAACAGGGGGAACAGAGATTAGGGGTGATACAGTGAACAGGGGGAACAGAGATTAGGGGTGACGGTAAACAAGGGGAACAGAGATTAGGGGTGATACAGTGAACAGGGGGAACAGAGATTAGGGGTGATACAGTGAACATGGGGAACAGAGATTAGGGGTGACACAGTGAACAGGGGGAACAGAGATTAGGGGTGACAGTAAACAAGGGGAACAGAGATTAGGGGTGATACAGTGAACAGGGGGAACAGAGATTAGGGGTGACACAGTGAACAGGGGGAACAGAGATTAGGGGTGATACAGTGAACAGGGGGAACAGAGATTAGGGGTGATACAGTGAACATGGGGAACAGAGATTAGGGGTGACACAGTGAACAGGGGGAACAGAGATTAGGGGTGACACAGTGAACAGGGGGAACAGAGATTAGGGGTGACACAGTGAACAGGGGGAACAGAGATTAGGGGTGACACAGTGAACAGGGGGAACAGAGATTAGGGGTGATACAGTGAACAGGGGGAACAGAGATTAGGGGTGATACAGTGAACAGGGGGAACAGAGATTAGGGGTTACAGTAAACAGGGGGAACAGAGATTAGGGGTTACAGTAAACAGGGGGAACAGAGATTAGGGGTGACACAGTAAACAGGGGGAACAGAGATTAGGggtgacacagagacacagaacagTAGGAACACAGATTATAGTGAACACAGGGAATACAGGACTATAAAACAGAGTACAGGGGGATCTTGATGTGAAGTGAACGTGAAATGAATTATTGATCATGTGACCTGCAGCCTGGCTGTGTCAATACCACTGAAATGGACATAAGGAAGTGTCGCCGCATGAAAAACCCACAACGAGTCAAGaaggtaaagtgtgtgtgtgtgtgtgtgtgtgtgtgtgtgtgtgtgtgtgtgtgtgtgtgtgtgtgtgtgtgtgtgtgtgtagtgtaaaaataagacaaatcTAATCAATaaatctgtgtttattataatgcAGTGTTGTGAAAGTgctgtaatttgtgtgtgtgtgtgtgtgtgtgtgtgtgtgtgtgtgtgtgtgtgtgtgtgtggagtgtaaaaataagacaaatcTAATCAATAaatctgtgtttattaaaaatgcagtgTTGTGAAAGTgctgtaatttgtgtgtgtgtgtgtgtgtgtgtgtgtgtgtgtgtgtgtgtgtgtgtagtcagtgtacGGTGTGGcagaagacacacagacacagagtcctgcacacacacactcacagcaaaACAGGAAGGACACTAAGGAGGACGTTGAGAAGGAGGTGTGTGTAAGACCGAGATACTTTACATAGAAAACTAAATGAAAACACAGTAATGatgaacacgtgtgtgtgtgtgtgtgtgtgtgtgtgtgtgtgtgtgtgtgtgtgtgtgtgtgtgtgtgtgtgtgtatctttaaaCTCTTCCTGCAGATTTTATTCCTGAACACTCAGCTGGACCGACACTGCATGAAAATGTCCAAAGTGGCAGAAacgtaagtgtttttttttctttatatgaGCCGAACAGTCGCCACGTcatgaaccccccccccccccaaccaacacacactggTTCAAACTCTCTGTGCTTTAGTTTATTAATCATTATGATCAGTCGTTGAGTAAAGTCTGCTCTCATGATCCACATGTTCCACACCTCCAGCAGTTACTTTtcctctttattctttattcctgCATCCATCGTGTTTATCTCACCATCCTCCATCTCTCCACCTGTTATTGATTAATTAGGTTAACTgtcacagggtcacacacatcacacacacatatcacacacacacacatatcacacacatcacacacatcacacatcacacacatacatcacacatgtgtttgtgtgtctgtctgcatctgtgtgtgtttgtgtgtgtgtgtgtctgcatctgtgtgtctgcgtgtctgcatctgtgtgtgtgtctgcatctgtgtgtgtttgtgtgtctgcatctgtgtgtgtttgtgtgtgtctgcatctgtgtgtgtttgtgtgtgtctgcatctgtgtgtgtttgtgtgtgtctgcatctgtgtgtgtttgtgtgtgtgtgtgtgtgtgtctgcatctgtgtgtgtgtgtgtgtgtgtgtgtctgcgtgtgtgtgtgtgtctgcatctgtgtgtgtgtctgcatctgtgtgtgtgtgtgtgtgtctgcatctgtgtgtttgtgtgtgtgtctgcatctgtgtgtgtttgtttgtgtgtgtgtctgcatctgtgtgtgtgtgtctgcatctgtgtgtgtttgtgtgtgtcttcatctgtgtgtgtgtctgcatctgtgtgtgtgtctgcatctgtgtgtgtgtgtgtgtgtgtgtgtgtctgcatctgtgtgtgtgtttgtgtgtgtgtctgcatctgtgtgtgtttgtgtgtgtgtgtgtctgcatctgtgtgtgtttgtgtgtgtgtgtgtctgcatctgtgtgtgtttgtgtgtgtgtctgcatctgtgtgtgtttgtgtgtgtctgcatctgtgtgtgtgtgtgtgtgtgtgtgtgtgtgtgtgtgtgtgtgtgtgtgtgtgtgtgtgtgtgtgtgtgtgtgtgtgtctgcatctgtgtgtgtctgcatctgtcagtgtgtgtgtgtgtctgcatctgtgtgtgtgtgtgtctgcatctgtgtgtgtgtgtgtgtgtgtgtgtgtgtgtgtgtgtgtgtgtgtgtgtgtgtgtgtgtctgcatctgtgtgtgtgtgtgtgtgtgtgtgtgtgtgtgtgtgtgtctgcatctgtgtgtgtgtgtgtgtgtgtgtgtctgcatctgtgtgtgtgtgtctctgtgtgtgtgtgtgtgtgtgtgtgtgtgtctgcatctgtcagtgtgtgtgtgtgtctagatctgtgtgtgtgtgtgtgtgtctgaatctgtgtgtgtgtgtgtgtgtgtgtgtgtgtgtgtgtgtgtgtgtgtgtgtgtgtgcatctgtgagtgtgtgtgtgtatgtgtctgcatctgtgtttgtttgtgtgtgtctgcatctctgtgtgtgtgtgtgtgtgtgtgtgtgtgtgtgtgtgtgtgtgtgtgtgtgtgtttgcatatctatctgtgtgtgtgtgtgtgtgtgtgtgtgtgtgtgtgtgtgtgtgtgtgtgtgtgtgtgtgtgtgtgtgtgtgtgtgtgtttgcatctttatctgtgtgtgtgtgtgtgtctgcatctgtgtgtgtgtgtatccctgtgtgtgtcagagtgagagCTCGTGTGTGAGgtaacagaacataaagaacagCACTCGATCCCTTGAACTGTAAGCGTCCCTCTGACATCTCCATCCTACCAGAGAGTTCTTTTCAGTCTAAACCCAGCGTTAGTGTCACTTCATACTGATGTAAAGTTTTTCTCCGTCAGGCTGATAAGCTACACTGAGCAGTACCTGGACTACGACCCGTTTGTGTCTCCCCTGGAGCCTTCCAACCCCTGGATCGGTGATGACATCACTTTCTGGGAGATGGAGGCCAGGTTGGATTCTTTCACCCCTCCAACACATTATCTCACACCTCATCTctcgctttttttttcttttcttctcagtgCTGATTCAGGACCTGCTCCCTTTTAATAAGATAAGCTTAAAATAAACCACTGGATAATGAGAAAGTTCGAGTCCAGATGAATAGCATGTCTCCGTCGACGGTGTGGGTGTTGATTCGAATTCCCTTTAAATATAGCTCCGATTGGTCATCGGCGACATCGCCGTTAATTATATAGAACTCTATTTTATCCCGAGAGAATAATCGCTGCGACTGTGATGATTTATTCAGAGTGATTAATTACAGCTTAAAATTAGGCTCACTGATGGACAGAGATACATTTTTCATCTCTTCCTtattcttcctctctcttcatttttattctgttcattttccTCTCAGCAAAGACCCAAGCCAGCAGAGGGTTCGGAAATGGGGCTTTTCTTTAGACGAGGCTTTGAAGGATCCGGTCGGACGGGACCTGTTCCTCAAGTTCTTGGAgtctgagttcagctcagagAACCTGCGGTGAGcttccctttttttcttcttcttctttccgtGACCTAATGAtcagagagtttgactcctgaccctaaggttgtgggtttgagtctcgggccggccacgactgaggtgcccttgagcaaggcactgaacccccccaactgctccccgggcaccgcagcatacatggctgcccactgctccgggtgtgtgttcacggtgtgtgtgtgttcactgctctctgtgtgtgtgtgtgtgcactttggatgggtcaaatgcagagaacaaattttgagtatgggtcactgtacttagccgtatgtcacgtctctttcacttcacttcacttccaCTGAAGATCAGCTCCTGAGAACCATTTaatctcactcattcattttctaccacttatccgaacttctcgggtcacggggagcctgtgcctatctcaggcgtcatcgggcatcgaggcaggatacaccctggacggagtgccgacccatcacagggcacacacacactctcattcactcacacactcacacactacggacaattttccagagatgccaatcaacctaccatgcatgtctttggaccaggggaggaaaccggagtacctggaggaaacccccgaggcacggggagaacatgcaaactccacacactcaaggtggaggtgggaatcgaacccccgaccctggaggtgtgaggcgaacgtgctaaccactaagcccccgtgtCCCCCCTCATTTAATCTCACATTTAATAGAATTATTTTTCCTTTGTGGTGTATTTAAATATCATTTGGCTTTAAAGTCATTTAGAGCCTCCGATAGCAGTGAAACATTTAGCCGAATCCTCGTCATCGCTCATGATCTCGTGAAGTGGAACAAAGAGATGTTGAGTCAAAATAATGGTTCATATCTTCCATTTTGACTCGCTGTTGTCAATTCTATGAATGGACCCCCCTCAAGACACATGGGAAATACAGTAAAACCACCGAAAATAGTAATCAAGATTTTAGGTTATGGTAAATATTAACCTTATCGAGTTCAAAACATCTACAAAAATGTACGTTTTAAATATTTACGTCCAAATGTTATATTCCCGTCCATATGCTCGATAGCCATTGCTGGCGATGGAGGATCTTTAGTGAGTCAGAGTGGAGTGGAGTCTGTGTGAGGTCAGACTGGGACAGGAAGGCCCTGAAGTGCGCTCTCGAGATAACACGGAGGTCGACCTGGACTGCAAAAGAGATAAAACGCTTCCTGGGTCTATTCACGCTTCAATCCTATCTGGCACTATCTTCTGGTCTGAATGGAATCGCTTCAGGGGGGCGCTGTCTCTCCCAGGCCTCGCCACTTATGAAACTGTGAGCAGAATGGATATGATATGGACTCTCCATTCTCTGGCTCTCCCTGGGGCTCCTTAATAGCCTAAAATGCTTCAATATTGCAAGCCGTGTGAGATCAATAGAGATACGGCAGAGTGTTATGTGGGGACAGAGAGGGGAAAGTGAACATTTTGCCTcttccatatctctctctctctctctctctctctctctctgtcttccatTGCTAGTCCTGAGTACCAAATGTTCTCCCAGCAACTTGTGGTTTATGAGTGCACTAATGGATAAACGTAGTGCTCAGACCATGTCACCTAATGTTCGAGTGCTCCATTTCGACATGCAGCTCTCTAATACATGAAGATCATGTTGAATGGTTTCTTACGTTCAGCTgttattaatgattttttaatcTGTAACCTAATTagtataaaaatcttttttatttatttatttttatgcaatccattgttttctttttaattattttaatttttgtcaGAACAGTGTgcgatgtggtagctcagtgggtaAGGTGTCCGATTACTGaccggaaggtcattggttcgaatcccaggtccaccaagttgccactgcagggcccttaacccttaattgctcaggtgtatgaACTGAAATAAAGATGTAAGTCATTCCGGATAAGAGTGTCTGGGAAAAAGTAAAgcctggattctgattggtcccaAAGTGTCGATTAAGTTTCCATAGTAGCAGTTCTGACAGAAGAGCAGCCTCAAATAATAGCttcatataaacatttaaattgaaatgtaaaaaacGTTTCCTGTGAGGagtatatttaattaaatccatttatctccagtgtaacagtcagaggtaagaAATCTTTAGAAAGAGAAACTAATTTGAAGCTCATCTCCTTTAGACTATCGGTTATGCTACTGGTTGAAGTTGCAAATTCCGGTGTCTGAGTTTAACAGAGTTAAAGGTGTTGAAAGTTTTGCCTTTTACACTTTGGGTGTATAAATGAAAGCCTgcttgtcttttatatttaatgagATATGAATTAAATTACTATGAAAATACTCAGGAGAAGGAAAGACGTTCATGAATACAGTAAATTGTGACATATCTATTTAACGTCATTAATACCATTagtctaaggggctttttacacctggtcacttcatacgttttctgtgatccgatagctatccgacagtaaaaagaccaggtctaaatgccccccggaacgttttcgagacggatataaatccgatggtacaaaccccttcaggaggtggtctgggacacgttTCAGATGAatctggacaggtgtaaatgaatgtggttgttcaagccacatacgtcagcgctatacttctcccaaacggaagtacgtcactcgcaggtgactcacgagtcgtgcatcgcgccataaacaaatatgttttcccaccagcgctggctccgatctttcacccaggtgtctcgttgggtcttaaaatgcactgctgctgccagcgaaaatgcagcaaacagtaaatgctgtttttttgtagcaaccgcatacaccaaagcgtgttccatttcaattaccccggaaatgaggtaaaatatatttgcatttcggGTGCTagtaaaaagatcggatcgatatccgattcgctgagacgtgtttatgtggcctgatgtaaatggaacagttttaacaaatcagatagctatcggatcagagacaacacacgaagtgaccgggtgtaaaaagaccCTATGTAAAATTCTTTAATAATGTGACTCAGGAGTTTGGCGATCTGCTCTATCCTGACTTCTTTTGTCTGATTTCCCTCAGATTCTGGTTGGCGGTGCAGGATTTGAAGCGGCGCCCCCTGCAGGATGTTCCCGCTAGGGCTCAGGAGATCTGGGAGGAGTTTCTTGCTGAAGGTGCTCCAAGCGCCATAAATCTGGACTCACACAGTTATGAGAGAACCAGTCAGAATCTCAAAGACTCCGGACGCTACAGCTTCAAGGACGCACAGGCAAGAGAAGACGTTTCAAATGTCCCACCATGTGATATCCTATGTGGGAGTCCAAACTAAGGAAATTATATTGTTGacagattatttttattattatttttaacctccatctataattttttaatagcgttaaaaaaaaatctagttttTTATGCAAAATGCGAAAAAAATTATTGGCACACCAGAATTCATTGGAAATCTAAAAGTGCCATTGGGTCATTTTTGTTCTGCTCCatcctgatgatgatgatgatgaaaataataatttattggcACCCATTTTCTCTGTTTCATGGTTGTTAATTTGTTACAATATTGTACTaaacatttatctatctatctatctatctatctatctatctatctatctatctatctatctatctatctatctatctatctatttagatatattatatctatattatattatatcttattttattttattttattgtttctatgcttctgttgAGCTGCTTTGAGGGAATGTGAATTGataaaagtgctttacaaaaaaaTTTCTATCGAATTGCATCGGTGTGTCTTTGAGACCAAACGATGCAAAAGATTAAATCAGCATTTAAGCTTTGAGTTGGTTTGCTTTGGGAACCGTGGATgcagatgtgggcgtgtcttggctcatataggtgggtgtgtttTAGACCAtagtggatagatagatagatggatagatggagggATAGATGTCTTTGAGTGTACAGATGGAAATGAGACCAACATGAGTGGGTGAGTCcttaatactgtaaatatcgGTGAGTCAATATACAGAAATGAGGCCCTTTCGAGAGGGCGTGTCCTTGAAACCGTAGATGTggatgtgggtgtgtctttgagtCTACAAATAGAAATACGAGTGGGTGTGTCCTTAAGACTGTAGATGGAAATTTGGACAGGGATTTGAATATCCACGTATGGAAATGAGACCTAGATGATGGAAATGAGGACTTCTTTGATTAAACTTTCTACTTTTAACAAACCGTGGGAGCAAAAATTAGTTTTACCATCAACATAGAACCCATTATAACTCTTCCTTAAAATCCTTCATCCTCTCTTCCTCAGGATCACATCTACAAGCTGATGAAGAGCGACAGCTACACCCGGTTCTTACGCTCCAGCACTTACCAGGACCTCCTGCTTGCCAGAAAGAAGGTAAACGTATCACAACAAAGATTTACTGAATTGTGAAGCAGAAACTGTACCAGTGTGCACaagattttaatttatatttttataaacatgatgatagttatttattattagaaaagCATTTTGGACTTTATTGTCTTTTAGCACTTCCTCTGagcgtgtatgtgtttgtgtgtctttttaaaACAGCCTGAAAGTGAGC
Protein-coding regions in this window:
- the rgs6 gene encoding regulator of G-protein signaling 6: MEEERAESAAQEEQEQEETAQTAETAGKAETPETPETPETPETAGTAGTAESSEMAGTAGTAESAESAESAESAESAESAESAESAESAEMAGTAGTAGTAKTLGMTRTAGTDPEEDSPNMIVYRKIESIITRIQDETDGVPIRTVKSFMSKIPSVVTGSDIVQWLMKNLSIEDPAEALHIGSLIAAQGYIFPISDHVLTLKDDGTFYRFQAPYFWPSNCWEPENTDYAIYLCKRTMQNKTRLELADYEAENLARLQRAFSRKWEFIFMQAEAQVKIDRKKDKTERKILDSQERAFWDVHRPVPGCVNTTEMDIRKCRRMKNPQRVKKSVYGVAEDTQTQSPAHTHSQQNRKDTKEDVEKEILFLNTQLDRHCMKMSKVAETLISYTEQYLDYDPFVSPLEPSNPWIGDDITFWEMEASKDPSQQRVRKWGFSLDEALKDPVGRDLFLKFLESEFSSENLRFWLAVQDLKRRPLQDVPARAQEIWEEFLAEGAPSAINLDSHSYERTSQNLKDSGRYSFKDAQDHIYKLMKSDSYTRFLRSSTYQDLLLARKKPESEQGRRTSLEKFTRSVGKSLTGKRLTGLMQSS